In one window of Escherichia coli DSM 30083 = JCM 1649 = ATCC 11775 DNA:
- the seqA gene encoding replication initiation negative regulator SeqA translates to MKTIEVDDELYSYIASHTKHIGESASDILRRMLKFTAASQPAAPVTKEVRVASPAIVEAKPVKTIKDKVRAMRELLLSDEYAEQKRAVNRFMLLLSTLYSLDAQAFAEATESLHGRTRVYFAADEQTLLKNGNQTKPKHVPGTPYWVITNTNTGRKCSMIEHIMQSMQFPAELIEKVCGTI, encoded by the coding sequence ATGAAAACGATTGAAGTTGATGATGAACTCTACAGCTATATTGCCAGCCACACTAAGCATATCGGCGAGAGCGCATCCGACATTTTACGGCGTATGTTGAAATTTACCGCCGCATCACAGCCTGCTGCTCCGGTGACGAAAGAGGTTCGCGTTGCGTCACCTGCTATCGTCGAAGCGAAGCCGGTCAAAACGATTAAAGACAAGGTTCGCGCAATGCGTGAACTTCTGCTTTCGGACGAATACGCAGAGCAAAAGCGAGCGGTCAATCGCTTTATGCTGCTGTTGTCTACACTATATTCTCTTGACGCCCAGGCGTTTGCCGAAGCAACGGAATCGTTGCACGGTCGTACACGCGTTTACTTTGCGGCAGATGAACAAACGCTGCTGAAAAATGGTAATCAGACCAAGCCAAAACATGTGCCTGGTACGCCGTATTGGGTGATCACCAACACCAACACCGGCCGTAAATGCAGCATGATCGAACACATCATGCAGTCGATGCAATTCCCGGCGGAATTGATTGAGAAGGTTTGCGGAACTATCTAA
- the ybfF gene encoding esterase encodes MKLNIRAQTAQNQHNNSPIILVHGLFGSLDNLGVLARDLVNDHNIIQVDMRNHGLSPRDPVMNYPAMAQDLVDTLDALQIDKATFIGHSMGGKAVMALTALAPDRIDKLVAIDIAPVDYHVRRHDEIFAAINAVSESDAQTRQQAAAIMRQHLNEEGVIQFLLKSFVDGEWCFNVPVLWDQYPHIVGWEKIPAWDHPTLFIPGGNSPYVSEQYRDDLLAQFPQARAHVIAGAGHWVHAEKPDAVLRAIRRYLND; translated from the coding sequence ATGAAATTGAATATCCGCGCGCAAACTGCACAAAACCAGCACAATAATTCTCCCATCATTCTTGTCCATGGTCTGTTTGGCAGCCTCGACAACCTTGGCGTACTGGCTCGCGATCTGGTAAACGATCACAATATCATCCAGGTTGATATGCGTAACCACGGTCTTTCACCGAGAGATCCGGTAATGAATTACCCGGCGATGGCCCAGGATCTTGTTGATACCCTGGATGCACTGCAGATCGACAAAGCAACATTTATCGGTCACTCCATGGGCGGTAAAGCGGTAATGGCTCTTACTGCACTAGCCCCCGATCGCATTGACAAGCTGGTGGCGATTGATATTGCGCCGGTCGATTATCACGTTCGCCGTCATGATGAGATTTTCGCGGCCATCAACGCAGTCAGTGAATCAGACGCACAAACACGCCAGCAAGCAGCGGCAATAATGCGCCAGCATCTTAATGAAGAAGGGGTGATTCAGTTTCTGTTGAAATCTTTTGTTGACGGGGAGTGGTGCTTTAACGTGCCAGTATTGTGGGATCAGTATCCGCATATTGTGGGTTGGGAGAAAATCCCGGCATGGGATCATCCTACCCTGTTTATCCCTGGCGGCAATTCTCCGTATGTTAGCGAGCAGTACCGTGATGATTTACTGGCACAATTTCCACAGGCTCGGGCTCATGTGATTGCAGGCGCGGGTCACTGGGTTCATGCTGAAAAACCGGATGCGGTATTACGCGCTATCCGTCGCTATCTCAATGATTAA
- the ybfE gene encoding LexA regulated protein — MAKEQTDRTTLDLFAHERRPGRPKTNPLSRDEQLRINKRNQLKRDKVRGLKRVELKLNAEAVEALNELAESRNMSRSELIEEMLMQQLAALRSQGIV; from the coding sequence ATGGCCAAAGAACAAACGGACCGTACGACATTAGATCTGTTCGCGCACGAGCGTCGACCGGGACGACCGAAAACTAATCCGCTTTCGCGCGATGAACAGCTGCGTATTAATAAACGCAACCAACTAAAACGCGACAAAGTACGTGGCCTTAAGCGTGTCGAACTGAAGCTGAACGCGGAAGCTGTCGAGGCACTGAACGAGCTGGCGGAGTCGCGCAATATGAGCCGTAGCGAACTGATCGAAGAGATGTTAATGCAGCAACTGGCGGCGCTGCGTAGTCAGGGCATCGTTTAA
- the fldA gene encoding flavodoxin FldA has translation MAITGIFFGSDTGNTENIAKMIQKQLGKDVADVHDIAKSSKEDLEAYDILLLGIPTWYYGEAQCDWDDFFPTLEEIDFNGKLVALFGCGDQEDYAEYFCDALGTIRDIIEPRGATIVGHWPTAGYHFEASKGLADDDHFVGLAIDEDRQPELTAERVEKWVKQISEELHLDEILNA, from the coding sequence ATGGCTATCACTGGCATCTTTTTCGGCAGCGACACCGGTAATACCGAAAATATCGCAAAAATGATTCAAAAACAGCTTGGTAAAGACGTTGCCGATGTCCATGACATTGCAAAAAGCAGCAAAGAAGATCTGGAAGCATATGACATTCTGCTGCTGGGCATCCCAACCTGGTATTACGGCGAAGCGCAGTGTGACTGGGATGACTTCTTCCCGACTCTCGAAGAGATTGATTTTAATGGTAAACTGGTTGCGCTGTTTGGTTGTGGCGACCAGGAAGATTACGCAGAATACTTCTGCGATGCATTGGGCACCATCCGCGACATCATTGAACCGCGCGGCGCAACTATCGTTGGTCACTGGCCAACCGCGGGCTACCACTTCGAAGCGTCAAAAGGTCTGGCTGATGATGACCACTTTGTCGGTCTGGCTATCGACGAAGATCGTCAGCCGGAACTGACCGCTGAACGTGTAGAAAAATGGGTTAAACAAATTTCTGAAGAGCTGCATCTCGACGAAATTCTCAATGCCTGA
- the uof gene encoding fur leader peptide → MIRIISRANSVTSSNEVNRLVTGQIPHD, encoded by the coding sequence ATGATACGCATTATCTCAAGAGCAAATTCTGTCACTTCTTCTAATGAAGTGAACCGCTTAGTAACAGGACAGATTCCGCATGACTGA
- the fur gene encoding ferric iron uptake transcriptional regulator: MTDNNTALKKAGLKVTLPRLKILEVLQEPDNHHVSAEDLYKRLIDMGEEIGLATVYRVLNQFDDAGIVTRHNFEGGKSVFELTQQHHHDHLICLDCGKVIEFSDDSIEARQREIAAKHGIRLTNHSLYLYGHCAEGDCREDEHAHEGK; encoded by the coding sequence ATGACTGATAACAATACCGCCCTAAAGAAAGCTGGCCTGAAAGTAACGCTTCCTCGCTTGAAAATCCTGGAAGTTCTTCAGGAGCCGGACAACCATCACGTCAGTGCGGAAGATTTATACAAACGTCTGATCGATATGGGTGAAGAAATTGGTCTGGCTACGGTATATCGCGTACTGAACCAGTTTGACGACGCTGGTATCGTCACCCGCCACAATTTTGAAGGCGGTAAATCCGTATTTGAACTAACACAGCAACATCACCACGATCACCTGATCTGCCTCGACTGCGGTAAGGTTATCGAATTTAGTGATGATTCCATCGAAGCGCGTCAGCGTGAAATCGCCGCAAAACATGGCATTCGCCTGACTAACCACAGTCTCTATCTTTACGGTCACTGTGCCGAAGGCGATTGCCGCGAAGATGAGCACGCGCACGAAGGCAAATAA
- the chiQ gene encoding ChiQ/YbfN family lipoprotein, which translates to MKKLILIAMMASGLVACAQSTAPQEDSRLKEAYSACINTAQGSPEKIEACQSVLNVLKKEKQHQQFAEQESVRVLDYQQCIQATQTGNDQAVKADCDKVWQEIRSNNK; encoded by the coding sequence ATGAAAAAATTGATTCTCATCGCCATGATGGCATCGGGGCTGGTGGCTTGTGCACAATCCACCGCGCCACAGGAAGACAGTCGTCTGAAAGAGGCATACAGCGCCTGTATCAACACCGCACAAGGTTCGCCGGAAAAAATTGAAGCCTGCCAGAGCGTGTTAAACGTGCTGAAGAAAGAGAAACAACATCAGCAGTTTGCCGAGCAGGAAAGTGTCCGCGTACTGGATTATCAGCAGTGTATTCAGGCAACGCAAACCGGAAATGATCAGGCGGTGAAAGCCGATTGTGATAAGGTCTGGCAGGAAATTCGCAGTAATAACAAATAA
- the chiP gene encoding chitoporin ChiP codes for MRTFSGKRSTLALAIAGVTAMSGFMAIPEARAEGFIDDSTLTGGIYYWQRERDRKDVTDGDKYKTNLSHSTWNANLDFQSGYAADMFGLDIAAFTAIEMAENGDSSHPNEIAFSKSNKAYDEDWSGDKSGISLYKAAAKFKYGPVWARAGYIQPTGQTLLAPHWSFMPGTYQGAEAGANFDYGDAGALSFSYMWTNEYKAPWHLEMDEFYQNDKTTKVDYLHSLGAKYDFKNNFVLEAAFGQAEGYIDQYFAKASYKFDIAGSPLTTSYQFYGTRDKVDDRSVNDLYDGTAWLQALTFGYRAADVVDLRLEGTWVKADGQQGYFLQRMTPTYASSNGRLDIWWDNRSDFNANGEKAVFFGAMYDLKNWNLPGFAIGASYVYAWDAKPATWQSNPDAYYDKNRTIEESAYSLDAVYTIQDGRAKGTMFKLHFTEYDNHSDIPSWGGGYGNIFQDERDVKFMVIAPFTIF; via the coding sequence ATGCGTACGTTTAGTGGCAAACGTAGTACGCTGGCGCTGGCTATCGCCGGTGTTACAGCTATGTCGGGCTTTATGGCAATTCCGGAGGCTCGCGCCGAAGGATTCATCGACGATTCAACCTTAACCGGCGGTATCTATTACTGGCAGCGTGAACGCGACCGTAAAGATGTTACCGACGGCGATAAATACAAAACCAACCTTTCTCACTCCACCTGGAACGCCAACCTCGATTTTCAGTCTGGTTATGCTGCTGATATGTTCGGCCTTGATATTGCCGCGTTTACGGCGATTGAAATGGCGGAAAACGGCGACAGCTCTCACCCGAACGAAATCGCGTTTTCAAAAAGTAATAAAGCCTATGACGAAGACTGGTCCGGCGATAAAAGCGGTATAAGCCTGTATAAAGCAGCGGCCAAATTTAAATACGGTCCGGTTTGGGCGAGGGCAGGTTATATTCAGCCAACCGGTCAGACGCTGTTAGCGCCACACTGGAGCTTTATGCCGGGTACTTATCAGGGGGCGGAGGCCGGGGCGAATTTTGATTACGGCGATGCTGGTGCGTTGAGTTTCTCCTACATGTGGACCAACGAATACAAAGCACCGTGGCATCTGGAAATGGATGAGTTTTATCAGAACGATAAAACCACCAAAGTTGATTATCTACACTCCCTTGGGGCGAAGTACGACTTCAAAAATAACTTCGTACTGGAAGCGGCGTTTGGTCAGGCCGAAGGGTATATCGATCAATATTTTGCCAAAGCCAGCTACAAATTTGATATCGCCGGTAGCCCGTTAACCACCAGCTACCAGTTCTATGGTACGCGCGATAAAGTTGACGATCGCAGCGTCAACGATCTTTATGACGGCACCGCCTGGCTGCAGGCGTTGACCTTTGGTTACCGGGCGGCTGACGTAGTGGATTTGCGCCTCGAAGGTACCTGGGTTAAGGCTGACGGTCAGCAAGGATACTTCCTGCAACGTATGACTCCAACCTACGCTTCCTCGAACGGTCGCCTGGATATCTGGTGGGATAACCGTTCCGACTTCAACGCCAACGGCGAAAAAGCGGTCTTCTTCGGTGCGATGTATGACCTGAAAAACTGGAATCTTCCAGGCTTCGCCATCGGCGCTTCCTACGTTTACGCATGGGATGCTAAACCTGCGACCTGGCAGAGCAATCCGGATGCGTACTACGACAAGAACCGGACTATTGAAGAGTCTGCCTACAGCCTGGATGCGGTTTACACCATTCAGGACGGTCGTGCCAAGGGCACGATGTTCAAACTGCATTTCACCGAATATGACAACCACTCCGACATCCCAAGCTGGGGCGGTGGTTACGGCAACATCTTCCAGGATGAGCGTGACGTGAAATTTATGGTAATCGCACCATTCACCATCTTCTGA